gacgaagtcaggccataaacagtagacaggcgacgttggcttcggggtttttcagttattaggtaacacagctagcgtgcggatctggaccagctcaaattgtatttttacttattacacttctatttaaatatattttctaccttacaatttatccacgtgttttctctgtttacacaccgaataacctcaacaggttatgggcccagggctgtaaattgcaaggtagcaacgtgaaatgaataaattgttaaagtgttgtgcttagtaaaataagggataatgctaaaatggaatcagcaagtgcgaaggtcgagatgttacgcggcgaagaaaattggctccagtggcgttttgttatgcgtacacttttggaggaagacgacgacctgatcaacgtgtgtgaagggaatttgtgtcatccaggtaacagcgcggagaaagaaatcgctcgtggaagatttttgaaagcagatcgattagcgagaaaattaatcgtgacctcagtaggaaagaaaccgttggatcttcttttatgttgcacgacagcacatgaaatgtgaaaaaagctgaatacagtatatgacatgaagtcggatgagaatttaaatatggtccagaagcagttcttcgattttaaatgggaagaatctgaaaatgtctcttacaacctatcaaagttggaactcatagcggcgaagatgaaagtccttgggagtgaaattggcgagaaaatgctgataacacgcattttatcggtgttaccaaacaaattcgatcattttcacagtgcgtgggattccgtagaagaagaaaagaagactttagacaggcttagtaccaggctgatgacggaagaaattagatggaagaaagacgaccaggaaacatcggtggcactggtaacgaaaggtaataattataaaagggaacagcagaagcagtcaagtaaacgcgaatacgagaaacaaggaccaagttgctttaactgtggaaaagttggccatctaaagaaggattgctttagatgctttatatgcaaaaggaaaggccacaccagcaaaaactgttttaaaaataacaaaagaagcaacagtagagacaaccaggaacctagaaaccaaaatcgggatcacagcggaattggtctattaggaagtacctcagcgatacaaacggcaaaccctgatgtttggataatcgactcaggagctacggatcacatgacaggacgacgggaatggttcagcgttttcgaagaattcgataacacggtgaagatagagatcggcgatggtacgttcatggatgcgtgcggcaaaggaaaaatcagagtagacttttgtggacggcaaatgggtaacatgtacaatgaacgatgttctatacgtaccaggtatgaaaagaaatctgttttcgattagatctgtcgcaagaaggggcatagatttttgtatttcaaaggaagggaccaattgcatatttttacaaaatcagaaaataatagcaagaggttctgttatcggaaatttgtataaagtagatatgcgagttatcataccgtcagtttgtaattttagcaataGAGCGGAGTCAAACGCGGACACATTGCAGTTATGGCACGAACGGCTATGTCATCAGAACATCAGACATGTTAAAGAATTCTTAAAGaattcaaatatgaaagttGTAGAGGATAATAACTTTTTCTGTGAAGGTTGCGCGTACGGGAAACAGCATAGATCGAGTTTTCACGAGAAAATCAATCGGGCGAATAAACctcgcgaaattatttatacggATGTATGTGGACCTATGGAAGTCGAGTCATTAGGCAAGAAACTGTATTTTCTGACATTTAAagatgatttttcaaaattcacaaagaTTTACTTCTTACGACGTAAGTCAGAAGTAATTGAAAAACTAAAAACCTTTTGCCTAGAAGTTGAAAATCAATTTaaggataaaattaaagaaattcatagtgatggagggaaagaattccaaaataaagaagtcaaagaatttttaagaagtCAGGGAATTAGGCACACGATTAACGTCCCATACACTCCTGAACAGAATGGTGTCGCAGAAAGGGAAAATAGAACAATAGTAGAGGCAGGTCGGTCGATGCTATATTCGAAACCAAATCTACCGCTGTTCTTATGGGCCGAAGCCATGAACACAGCAGTACATGTCATAAATAAGACGGGGCCGACAAGACAAGATAAGAAAACACCATATGAACTGTGGTACGGGAAACCGCCGAATTTAGAAAAGTTTAGGGTTTTCGGTACTGAGTGCTTTGCTCACATACCTGCGGAGAAAAGGACAAAACTTGACAAAAAGGCTAACAAAGGATATTTGGTAGGCTATTTAGATGACGGACGAGGGTATCGAGTGTACGTGCCaacagtaaaaaatgtaatattaagccgtgacgtaatatttaagcctgaactagaaaatgcgaaattcgtaaaattaagTTTACCGAAAATTGTCGAGCGCGAAGATGTGAGTGCGCAGAGCGATGGAGCATGTACGTATGAAAGTGCAGAGAgtgaacatgaaaaacaacctcaTGGAACTAGCGACAATGTGAGACAATTGAGAGATAGAGATAAGATCAAACGAACCGATTTTTATGGTAACCCAGTAACGTACGTAGCGAAAAAATTACCGGTGGATTTTAACGAAGCGATGAGATCCGAAAAGAAAGAGTTATGGGAAACAGCTATGAATGATGAAATGAAATCGCACCATGAAAATAAGACGTGGATACTTGTAGAAAGACCTAAAGATCAGAAGGTACTTAGCAATAGGTGGGTTTTAACGATAAAGCTAAATCCGGACAACTCGGaacgatacaaagcgcgacttgTAATAAAAGGGTGTTCACAGAAAGAAGGCATAGATTATAAGGAAACATATAGTCCAGTTGCTCGGTTTGACACAATTAGATTAATGCTCAGTATTGCagccaaaaataatttacacctcGGACAGTTCGACATTAAAACCGCATTCTTATATGGAAGtctgaaagaagatatttatatgaaacaacctaaaggttatgatgatggtacaaatcgggtttgtaaattgctaaaaagcctatatggcttaaagcagtctccaagatgttggacggaacgtttcacaaaatttatctcgaacttaaaattttatcagagtaacgcagatccttgtttttatatttatacagaagacgacaaattaatgttgatgaccatatacgtagacgatggactggtagcagcttcagacgaatctttaattgataaattcttcgatgatttaaataaagaattcaaaattacgagttcgaaagaagtaaagagttttcttggacttgaaattaatagattagaagatggttcaatattcattcatcagagtaggtatatcgaaaacatattggaaaaatttaatatgaatgagGCAAACAGTGTTTCTACACCTATCGAGACTAATTGGAACGAAAGTAACATAGGCGATAATGATTGTAACGCACCATACAGAGAAGCCGTAGGGAACTTAATGTTTTTACAAACCGTAAGTAGGCCAGATATtagttttgcaataaatatagcggcgagacacttagagaatccaaaccagtatcaatggaaattagtcaaacgaattttgcgctacataaaagggaccgcagacatgggactcttatatacaaaagcaggcagtctcgaaacctttagcgacgctgactatgcaggcgacaaagaaacaagaaagtcgacatcaggcgttgtatgtaagtatgcgaatgcggccatcacatggcaatgtaagcgacaacaatgtatagctctatctacgaccgaagctgaatatgtcagtgcagcctcaggagcgaaagaaattatgtggctaaagaaaatatttcttgaatgtaaattagagatccttaagtatatgctatgtgtagacaatactagtgccgtgaaattaattaagaatccagaattccatcaaagaagtaagcatattgacgtaagatatcatttcttgcgagatttatacaatagaggcgaaattgatataacgtatgtaacaagcgaagagcaattggcagatatatgtacaaaggcgttgccaaaaccgagatttgaatatttaaggaaaaaattaggtttgaaaagtaaaaaagatattaagaggtaattgtttgtaaacatgtagagtttttagggagggtgtcgaagtgattattacttctcaaaaaaaaaaagaggaaaaactctacatgatctgtttagtcttctagctttttttttgtgtaataaattaatttgtatggaaaagagaaaggcggctggcaaatgtacttgagaaggcattgacaaattaattttcagatatttacgacaagagttagaaaatattaagagataatttgtaaatttgagataattgtttgtagggatgtagagttttagggagggtgttgaagtggttaccacttctaagaaaactctacatctggtcttttttagttttctcaagcactgaaaccatcgacagcgtgtagacaaaagactgcgacgaagtcaggccataaacagtagacaggcgacgttggcttcggggtttttcagttattaggtaacacagctagcgtgcggatctggaccagctcaaattgtatttttacttattacacttctatttaaatatattttctaccttacaatttatccacgtgttttctctgtttacacaccgaataacctcaacagcacgtgtgttgtaaaatttgtaggtaatacctttagcatgatggttatgtcaattaagaaatgtactaaaaatacatatatatatgaagtaaaggctttcgcatagtctatcacagtgtcattcagcaggtccttaactgggcaggagtacctgtcaatgtctatggggagacccgtgggatatagggtcatgaaccataaacatgcatgttacttattgttcattattagctgcgtggaatataattctcctcattagacgagtgattattactacatatatcaaggcaaacatttatacatatacatttatgcacgggaaattctaatacattgcctgtaaggacagtaactgaatggcactcagtcattctattaaatgacaaaaatttcttttactctgtgtttaggctatggtaatacagagaaagtcgagttgagttctcttttagaatcagaaggtttgcaaagtcaaatagcacaaccaaagaaagctttggaagagaaattcaatgaagagaacgatgagacttgtgagactaatttttctacaaatgtaaattcgaaaaaatataatgtagaaaaaatggattgtgactctgaagaagcaaatgcgtataaacatcacttcataccgggaccatctttcaattcgatgactgatatattgccacctgcacctcctttaccaccacaattaatggccaagtaagtacaatttaaaaattctaatggaatgctgaatacttctaatattaataagtaatttggaataagtttaacattttatttggaaaaaaaatacgaaattttaataaaatgtactagattaccagataatgatacagacgcactttcaagtatgttgatgtcatggtatattagtggttacatggtatattacacaggtaattatttcatataagtattttattgtatattaaattttcaatggactatgttatttcttttgtaggttattatcatggtttgaaacaagcaagaaacaatcaagagaacaggaagaactgttgattatatcaattttttcaataacaatataacaataatataagatataataaaatataaaactcattgtatttacttacttcaattatttgaaataaagaacagctttattttcatataagactttaagacttttctaaaaataattactaagataagaaaacataaaaaacatatttttgataaaatacactcacatatatatgtcgggttatcattaggatttaaggctcgtaatgatccttcgtttgaattagccattgttttacgaaacgggggaatatatttacgcgaataaacaagattttacagaatattatgaataatgagtttaataaataataagattaacaaacgataagtttaactaataattagattaaagattaataagtttaacgaacaataagaggaacgaataattagccattgttttacgaaacagaatatatttacgcgaataaaaaagattttacgaaatattatgaataatgagtttaataaataataagattaacaaatgataagtttaactaataattagattaaagattaataagtttaacgaacaataagaggaacgaataatatgtcttacgaataatgaatttaacgtataatgagattaacgattgataggtttcacgaataatgaatttaattaacgctattaacaatgttccggggttcaaacgaatccacggtcaacgggataactctttactatgtgtagaataattttaaacacaaaatacaattgctgagacactcggtaaattgctcgatgtatcactttccaaggcgatcacacgaatgaatatctgatgaaaatctttttcgctatacgactgcatttgtttgttatatgctcgctggaaacatcgagaaggttccaatcgttgttgctaggcaaattctgtcaaaagtttgttgtatactctttggaaacatcgagaaagatccaaacgccgttgctaggcagtttctgtctggagattgattcctcatacaacgtgtgtcccattatatcgacatctctaaattacaattctatgtgatttctagggagaacaatacaaccgatccacaccttcgtcaggcaaaacgtttatcccgtgaccgtggctacgttcagcgaccagttgtcacctcgaacccactttcgcttttcacaaatgtcaaacaattacagatgacaattacttaattacagttatgataagatctgggctaaagcattaaaaggcctcctcaaaattgcatagggaaggctccggttttcatttcatctccgacacggccatactgactatcacacgtcctcgtgtgcagctaaaatacagagttttaacattagactcggtgtaactgatattatttaccattcgattagatgttccaaataagtcaagggtccaattcagcaacaagctctgttcaaaaatttgacaagcaaggaaatgaaaaaagaactcaaattagtgttatagtttgtatttaaagtaccagttgcactccgtaaatcaccagtcagaccgcagtgacacgacagatcattttcgactccacacaaagatctcagtttgttgaatcacataaccacgttggatgcataacaaaaagcacaagacaccagtgaggatattatagaaagcacagggcaccagtgaggatattataataagcgcagggcaccagtgaggatattataataagcgcagggcaccagtgaggataatatagaaagcgcagggcaccagtgaggatattataaaaatacaagcactacactgggagtattataaaaggcgcatacactacactgggagaattataaaaggcgcacacactacactgggagaattataaaaggcgcatacactacactgggagtattataaaaaggcgcatacactacactgggtatattactatgaccacaatgcggcgttaatgattcccagagatcaatgtgctcgcatcgttattatcaccgtcgctgtcatcaccgcagacatccaactcagcaggaatacaaccatctggcatctttctcaacttgtcgtgtctatccttatatgaccgtttgccatctagagtttttaaaatatatctatccccctctaaaacttccgttatcacgaatggacccttgaatttcggatctagctttgtttggtttctctcctcgttcttacgtaacacaaagtcaccgagattaaacctaactatcttcgctttcgttttgtcaaaccggtctttatcataactggcgcaagtctctatgttccgtatcgcttgttgccttacattgaagatgtctacttccttttcctcaatattatcaggcaacaataaaccgtagggcctagctgccttcccaattaataattccagaggacttgatttggttacacgattggtagtgcaattcaaagccagttgtatttccccaatcgcgtcttgccaagatcgcccggtcgtttccaccgtcgttaacatatttttcagcgtactcataacacgctctacctgtccattggccctactcgcaccagttgctattaagtgaagtctaatatgtctattctggcagaaattttggaaatctttacccgtaaaacaccttccttggtctgctattacccggcagggattgccgaataaaaatatagcggacttaagtgctataatggtattaaaggaatctaatttacgagtatgatacaggtatacaaatttcgtgaaagcatcaactaaaacaatgatatactctttcgagtcactcttaccacttaatttacccgttatatccatgtgtaccgtatgccagggtatgctggtcttaggtatgggatgtagttcagcttgtactttacccgaactagccttcgaaactcgacaagcatgacagttctcaacgaatttgcgaacatatttcgccattccttcaaaccagtaatactcgtatagtttctcaagcgttttatcccaacctaagtgcataatggactgatgcacatgattaatgacggaccacctgaaaccccttgggacaatgggcaagcaaagagttctaccttttctctgtattttccgatggagtgtaccagaccgtaattcatacgtattcgcaatatcttccgcgagctcttcattttgcaacttacggacgatctcagagatttgtgggtcgcgacgttgttctgctaacaaccaatcatcggagatttcagatagattgatttctttctctacaattttgttgatcgtacggtgatccagatctacgggatttctcgaaaagaaatctacatgagccattcgtttgccttcccgatacataatgtcaaaggtaaaagtttgcaggtaagcccaccatctgtaaaccctgtcatttaaatgtaccttgtcactggatgccttcagagaattacaatcagtgacaacaagaaattcccgaccgtgcagatagtgacgaaaatgcttgatggcgtttaccactgccagcgtttctaactcataagaatgatatctagattccgcagggccagtccgcttgctataatactcaactactctatttttaccttcgaccctatgcattaggatagccccaaatccttcggaactagcatccgtatgtagttctattggatatttggggtcaaaaatcattagcaccggctcattggtcagaatagaaattactttttgcctaattttttcatgtttatccgtccaatttatgttcttgctatcggaagtgagagcatacaaagatttcattacctgtgagaatttaggaacaaattttcgaaagtaagaagctaaaccaataaattgccggagctgtgtaacagtcgttggtgcgggcaaagagctcaaggcttgtactttacctgggtttggtcggacttctccgttatgaatcacataacccagataaagtactgacgtcttcaagaaagaacatttagaaaagttgaaagagaatccggcgtttacgagggtatctaggacggtgtttaatctttctaacgcctgatctatcgtatcggcaataattaaaacatcatccaaataaacgacaacatatgaataagcaagatcacctaaggcattgaaaatggccctctgaaaaacagacggtgcattcttcaatccaaacggcatcgtcatgtattcatattgaccatcaggagtaacgaacgcggtatattcagtcgaattcgggtgaataggaatttgatgaaacccgctggccatatccaggcttataaagtatttcgcccctctcagtctcgcgatctgatcagctatgagaggaagagggtaccgatccgcgacggtgttt
Above is a genomic segment from Bombus vancouverensis nearcticus chromosome 13, iyBomVanc1_principal, whole genome shotgun sequence containing:
- the LOC117162206 gene encoding uncharacterized protein LOC117162206 — protein: MTKISFTLCLGYGNTEKVELSSLLESEGLQSQIAQPKKALEEKFNEENDETCETNFSTNVNSKKYNVEKMDCDSEEANAYKHHFIPGPSFNSMTDILPPAPPLPPQLMAKLPDNDTDALSSMLMSWYISGYMVYYTGYYHGLKQARNNQENRKNC